TGCCGGCCGTGACGGCCGTGCCGAGCGCCTTGGCCGCCTGCGCGCGCGCCTTCGACAGGCGTTTGGCGTCGGCGAGATAGGCTTCCCGCGCCTTGGCCTGCGCCGCCTCGAGCGCGCCGAGATCGGCGGCCGCGTCGAGCGCGGCGAGTTGCGCGCGGCGCGCCGCATGCTCTTCGTGCAGCGTGTCGGGCGGCAGCCGGAACTTGCGGGCGGTCGAGTGCAGCGCGTCGAGACGCGTTTCGACCTGCGCGAGCCGCTCCGGGTCGAGATCGACGCGCTGCGCGTAATGCGACAGCGAATAGACGGCTTCCTGCAACTGGATCTCGGCCGGCTCCAGCGACGCGAGCGCATCGCCGAGCGCGGTGTCGTAGTCGGCCAGGCTGCGCAGCTTCGACACGATCGCGCCGAGCTGCGCGAGCATCGCGTCGTCGGACTCGGACAGCGCGTTGAGCGCGCCGCGCACGCCTTCGATCAGGTTCGCCGAATGCGACAGGCGCTTGTGTTCGTTGCTGACTTCGTCCCATTCGCCGGCTTGCGGCGCGAGCTTGTCGAGTTCGGCGAGCTGCCACGCGAGCTTTTCGCGCTCGAGCTGCAGTTCGCGCTCGTGCGCCTTCGCGGCGTCGATCGCCTGCGTCGCGTCGCGCCATACGCGCCACGCGCGCGCGACGTTCGCGGCATCGGCGACGAGCCCCGCATGCGTGTCGAACAGCTCGCGCTGCGCGTCGGGCCGCATCAGCAGCTGGTGCGCGTGCTGGCCGTGGATGTCGACGAGCATCTCGCCGAGTTCGCGCAGTTGCGCGAGCGTCGCGCTGGTGCCGTTGATGAATGCGCGCGAACGGCCGTTCGCGTCGATCACGCGGCGCAGCATCACGCTGTCCTCGGCGTCGAACGCGTGTTCGTCGAGCCAGCGCGCGACGCGGTCGTGCGGCGTGAATTCGGCCGTGATGTCGGCGCGACCGCAGCCGGTGCGCACGACGCTCGCGTCGGCGCGTTCGCCGAGCGCGAGGGCCAGGGCGTCGATCAGGATCGATTTACCGGCGCCGGTTTCGCCGGAAAAGACGGAAAAGCCGCTGTCGAATTCGAGATCGAGCGCGGCGACGATGACGAAGTCGCGGATCGAGAGGTGGCGGAGCATGGTGTCGGGAGCAGCGGCGTCAGGACGCCTTGTCGTCTTCGTTCGATGCGTGTTCGTTCCAGTGCAGCTTCTTGCGCAGCGTCGTGTAGTAGCTGTAACCGATCGGGTGCAGGAACGGCACCGTGTGCTTCGAGCGGCGCACCTCGATCGTATCGTTCAGTTCGAGCGACGTGAACGACTGCATGTCGAAGTTCACGTTGACGTCGCGGCCGCCGACGATCTGGATCGCGATCTTCGAATCGTCGGGCAGCACGATCGGCCGGTTCGACAGCGCGTGCGGCGCGATCGGCACGAGCACGACGCCCGCCAGCTGCGGATGGAGGATCGGGCCGGCCGACGACAGCGCGTACGCGGTCGAGCCGGTGGGCGTCGCGACGATCAGGCCGTCCGAGCGCTGGTTGTACATGTAGCGGCCGTCGACCGACGCGCGCAGCTCGACCATCCCGGAGAAGCCGCTGCGGTTCACGACGACGTCGTTGAACGCGAGCGCGTGGTAGATCGGTTCGCCGTCGCGCACGATCCGCGCCTCGAGCAGCGAACGCTCCTCGCGCTCGAACTTGCCGGCCAGCATCACGGGCACGAGCGCCTGCATGTCGGATGCCGCGATGTCGGTGATGAAGCCGAGCCGCCCGTGGTTGATGCCGATCAGCGGGGTCCGGTACGGCGCGAGCTGGCGGCCGATGCCGAGCATCGTACCGTCGCCGCCGAGCACGATCGCCACGTCCGCTCGTGCCCCGATTTCGGCCGGGGTGAGCGCCGGATAGCCGGCGATGCCGATTTCCCGCGCGGTATCGCCTTCGAAGACGACCTCGAAGCCGAGCGTGGCGATGCTGTCCGCCAGCGTGGCGAGCGGTTCGGCGATGCCGGGCGTGTTGCTCCGGCCGACGAGCGCGACAGTCTTGAACTGATTACCGGTTTTCATGCCGGCATTACACCATAGCTCGTTGACGAAAAGAACCGGCTGTGCGCCGACGGGGCCGGATCGGGCCGCCCCGCGCAACGGTGGCCGACGGTACTCGCCGCAGTCGCGCGGTTGCGCTAAAATTTTCCACCATGCTAGATCCTCGCGCACGAACCCTCCTGAAAACCCTGATCGAACGGTATATCGCCGACGGTCAGCCGGTCGGCTCGCGCACGTTGTCCCGTTACTCCGGGCTCGAGCTGAGCCCGGCGACGATCCGCAACGTGATGTCCGACCTGGAGGAACTCGGCCTCGTGTCGAGCCCGCACACGTCGGCCGGCCGCATTCCGACGCCGCGCGGGTACCGGCTGTTCGTCGATACGATGCTGACGGTCGAGGCGCCGATCGACGCCGAGGCCGTCGCGCGCCAGGTGCAGAACACGCTGCAGGCCGGCGAGCCGCAGCAGCGGGTGGTCGCGGCTGCCGCGAGCGTGCTGTCGAACCTGTCGCAGTTCGCGGGCGTCGTGCTGACGCCGCGCCGCAGCCACGTGTTCAAGCAGATCGAGTTCATGCGCCTGTCCGACAAGCGCATCCTGCTGATCATCGTCACGCCCGAGGGCGACGTGCAGAACCGCATGCTCGCGACGCCGCGCGACTATTCGCCGTCGCAGCTGACCGAGGCGTCCAACTACATCAATGCGCATTTCGCCGGCCTGTCGTTCGACGAGGTGCGCCGCCGCCTGCGCGACGAGATCGACCAGTTGCGCGGCGACATGACGACGCTGATGCACGCGGCCGTGACGGCCAGCACCGAGGTGCCCGACACCGAGGACACCGTGCTGATTTCCGGCGAGCGCAACCTGCTCGAGGTGGCGGATCTTTCTTCCGACATGGCGCGGCTGCGCAAGCTGTTCGACGTATTCGACCAAAAGACGGGCCTCCTGCAACTGCTCGACGTGTCGAGCCACGCCCAGGGCGTGCAGATCTTCATCGGCGGCGAATCGACGCTCGTGCCGATCGAGGAAATGAGCGTCGTCACCGCGCCGTACGAGGTGAACGGGCAGATCGTCGGCACGCTCGGCGTGATCGGCCCGACCCGCATGGCGTACAACCGCGTGATCCCGATCGTCGACATCACCGCGCGCCTGCTGTCGCTCACGCTGAGCCAGCAATAACCGGTGACCCGCCGGCGGTGGCGGGCAATCGCCGGCCAGATCCCGCCCCGCTATCGTGCCGCGCCGTCGCTCGCGGCGACAGTCGGCCGAACGGCACGGGGCGGCCCGCTATAATCGAGGACCGTCCGGTCCCGTGCCTCGAGCACGTTCTTGCCCATGCGTTTCGATCTTGAGCCGCCTTCGAGCGTCGCGGCCGCCCATCGCATCGGTGTGCTGCTGATCAATCTCGGCACACCCGACGCGCCCACGCCGCGCGCCGTACGGCGCTACCTGGCCGAATTCCTGTCGGACCCGCGGGTCGTCGAAATCCCGCAGGCCGTCTGGCAGGTGCTGCTGCGCACGCTGATCCTGCCGCTGCGCGGCCGCTCGTCCGCGAAGAAATACGCGGCCGTCTGGATGCCCGAGGGTTCGCCGCTGCGCGTATACACCGAGCGCCAGACCGACAGCGTGCGGCATCTGCTCACGTCGAACGGCTATCACGTGATGGTGGACTACGCGATGCGCTACGGCAGCCCGAGCATTTCGCATGCGCTCACGCAGTTCAAGCGCGCCGGCGTCGAGCGCGTGCTGCTGATGCCGATGTATCCGCAATACTCGGCGTCGACCACGGCCACCGCCTTCGATGCCGCGTTCGACGCGCTGGCGCGCATGCGCAATCAGCCGGAAGTGCGCTCGGTGCGGCACTACGCCGACCATCCGGCCTATATCCATGCGCTGGCCGAGCAGGTGCGCCAGTACTGGTTGCAGCACGGCCGGCCCGATTTCGCGGGCGGCGACAAGCTGGTGCTGAGTTTCCATGGCGTGCCCAAGCGCACGCTCGATCTCGGCGACCCGTATCACGACCAGTGTCAGCAGACGGGCGCCTTGCTGATGGCCGCGCTGGGGTTGTCGACCACCGAATGCCGCGTCACGTTCCAGTCGCGCTTCGGCAAGGCCGAATGGCTGCAGCCGTACACCGCGCCGACGCTGCGCGAATTCGGCGAGGCCGGCGTGCGGCGCGCCGACGTGTTCTGTCCCGGCTTCACGGCCGATTGCCTGGAGACGATCGAGGAAATCGGCATGGAGGTGCGCGACGAGTTCCTCGCCGGCGGCGGCAAGACTTTCCACCGGATTCCGTGCCTGAACGGCGCGTCCGCGTGGATCGGCGCGCTCGGCGAGATCGTCGCGGAGAATCTGCAGGGCTGGCCCGTCAAGGCTGCGCAGCCCGAACCGGTTAACTGAGATGAAACGACTGCCGCGTCCACTGCACCCGCTGCCGCCCGAAGGCGCGGCCGGCCTTTGCAGGGCGGCCCGGCGGAGACTGACATGAACTACAAGATTTCCACGGAGCCGGGCGCGAAGCTGCGGATCGACAAATGGCTGTGGGCGGCCCGGTTCTTCAAGACGCGCTCGCTCGCGACCGATGCGGTCGACAAGGGGCACGTGAAGATCGGCGGCGCGGCGGTCAAGCCGTCGAAGGACGTGCGGGTCGGCGACGACGTGGAGATTGCGATCGACGGCATCGTCTGGCACATTGCCGTGCTGGGCGTGTGCGACGTGCGCGGGCCCGCGAGCGTCGCGCAGACGCTTTACGAGGAAACGGAAGCGGGGCGGGCCGCGCGGCTCGCCGAACTGGAGCGGCGCCGCACGTATCGCGAG
This DNA window, taken from Burkholderia cenocepacia, encodes the following:
- the recN gene encoding DNA repair protein RecN, which gives rise to MLRHLSIRDFVIVAALDLEFDSGFSVFSGETGAGKSILIDALALALGERADASVVRTGCGRADITAEFTPHDRVARWLDEHAFDAEDSVMLRRVIDANGRSRAFINGTSATLAQLRELGEMLVDIHGQHAHQLLMRPDAQRELFDTHAGLVADAANVARAWRVWRDATQAIDAAKAHERELQLEREKLAWQLAELDKLAPQAGEWDEVSNEHKRLSHSANLIEGVRGALNALSESDDAMLAQLGAIVSKLRSLADYDTALGDALASLEPAEIQLQEAVYSLSHYAQRVDLDPERLAQVETRLDALHSTARKFRLPPDTLHEEHAARRAQLAALDAAADLGALEAAQAKAREAYLADAKRLSKARAQAAKALGTAVTAGMQELSMAGGSFEVALVPLVDGGPHGLEQVEFRVAGHPGVPLRPLAKVASGGELARISLALAVIASAASPTPTLIFDEVDTGIGGGVAEVVGRLLHQLGRDRQVLCVTHLPQVAARGDHHFQVAKGADERGGTVSSVVALDKASRVEEVARMLGGLEITATTRKHAKEMLAA
- a CDS encoding NAD kinase — translated: MKTGNQFKTVALVGRSNTPGIAEPLATLADSIATLGFEVVFEGDTAREIGIAGYPALTPAEIGARADVAIVLGGDGTMLGIGRQLAPYRTPLIGINHGRLGFITDIAASDMQALVPVMLAGKFEREERSLLEARIVRDGEPIYHALAFNDVVVNRSGFSGMVELRASVDGRYMYNQRSDGLIVATPTGSTAYALSSAGPILHPQLAGVVLVPIAPHALSNRPIVLPDDSKIAIQIVGGRDVNVNFDMQSFTSLELNDTIEVRRSKHTVPFLHPIGYSYYTTLRKKLHWNEHASNEDDKAS
- the hrcA gene encoding heat-inducible transcriptional repressor HrcA, producing the protein MLDPRARTLLKTLIERYIADGQPVGSRTLSRYSGLELSPATIRNVMSDLEELGLVSSPHTSAGRIPTPRGYRLFVDTMLTVEAPIDAEAVARQVQNTLQAGEPQQRVVAAAASVLSNLSQFAGVVLTPRRSHVFKQIEFMRLSDKRILLIIVTPEGDVQNRMLATPRDYSPSQLTEASNYINAHFAGLSFDEVRRRLRDEIDQLRGDMTTLMHAAVTASTEVPDTEDTVLISGERNLLEVADLSSDMARLRKLFDVFDQKTGLLQLLDVSSHAQGVQIFIGGESTLVPIEEMSVVTAPYEVNGQIVGTLGVIGPTRMAYNRVIPIVDITARLLSLTLSQQ
- the hemH gene encoding ferrochelatase yields the protein MRFDLEPPSSVAAAHRIGVLLINLGTPDAPTPRAVRRYLAEFLSDPRVVEIPQAVWQVLLRTLILPLRGRSSAKKYAAVWMPEGSPLRVYTERQTDSVRHLLTSNGYHVMVDYAMRYGSPSISHALTQFKRAGVERVLLMPMYPQYSASTTATAFDAAFDALARMRNQPEVRSVRHYADHPAYIHALAEQVRQYWLQHGRPDFAGGDKLVLSFHGVPKRTLDLGDPYHDQCQQTGALLMAALGLSTTECRVTFQSRFGKAEWLQPYTAPTLREFGEAGVRRADVFCPGFTADCLETIEEIGMEVRDEFLAGGGKTFHRIPCLNGASAWIGALGEIVAENLQGWPVKAAQPEPVN
- a CDS encoding RNA-binding S4 domain-containing protein; the protein is MNYKISTEPGAKLRIDKWLWAARFFKTRSLATDAVDKGHVKIGGAAVKPSKDVRVGDDVEIAIDGIVWHIAVLGVCDVRGPASVAQTLYEETEAGRAARLAELERRRTYREPAAELHGRPTKRDRRIIDRFSGGS